One genomic segment of Nodularia sp. LEGE 06071 includes these proteins:
- a CDS encoding type II toxin-antitoxin system Phd/YefM family antitoxin, translating to MTQIPVSEASQNLPELIEAALSGEEIIIMKENLPVIKLTPVAPVKRRRQPGSAKGLITLSEDFDAPLEDFQDYM from the coding sequence ATGACTCAAATTCCTGTATCTGAAGCATCTCAAAATTTACCAGAATTGATTGAAGCAGCGCTTTCAGGTGAGGAGATCATCATCATGAAGGAAAATTTACCAGTTATCAAGTTAACTCCTGTAGCTCCTGTAAAACGCCGTCGTCAGCCTGGAAGTGCGAAGGGTTTAATAACCTTGTCTGAGGACTTTGATGCACCTTTAGAAGATTTTCAGGATTATATGTAA